The following are from one region of the Streptomyces tuirus genome:
- the fusA gene encoding elongation factor G gives MATTSLDLAKVRNIGIMAHIDAGKTTTTERILFYTGVSYKIGEVHDGAATMDWMEQEQERGITITSAATTCHWPLEDNDYTINIIDTPGHVDFTVEVERSLRVLDGAVTVFDGVAGVEPQSETVWRQADRYGVPRICFVNKLDRTGAEFHRCVDMISDRLGAQPLVMQLPIGAEADFKGVIDLVTMKALVWSAEATKGEMYDTVDIPDTHAEAAEEYRGKLLEAVAENDEELMELYLEGTEPTVEQLYAAIRRITIASGKSGGTTVTPVFCGTAFKNKGVQPLLDAVVRYLPTPLDVEAIEGHDVKDPEQVIARKPSEDEPLAALAFKIMSDPHLGKLTFVRVYSGRLLSGTAVLNSVKGKKERIGKIYRMHANKREEIESVGAGDIVAVMGLKQTTTGETLSDDKNPVILESMDFPAPVIQVAIEPKSKGDQEKLGVAIQRLAEEDPSFQVHSDEETGQTIIGGMGELHLEVLVDRMRREFKVEANVGKPQVAYRETIRKAVERVDYTHKKQTGGTGQFAKVQIAIEPIEGGDASYEFVNKVTGGRIPKEYIPSVDAGAQEAMQFGILAGYEMTGVRVTLIDGGYHEVDSSELAFKIAGSQAFKEAARKASPVLLEPMMAVEVTTPEDYMGEVIGDINSRRGQIQAMEERAGARVVKGLVPLSEMFGYVGDLRSKTSGRASYSMQFDSYAEVPRNVAEEIIAKAKGE, from the coding sequence ATGGCTACCACTTCACTTGACCTGGCCAAGGTCCGCAACATCGGGATCATGGCCCACATCGACGCGGGCAAGACGACCACCACCGAGCGGATCCTGTTCTACACCGGTGTGTCTTACAAGATCGGTGAGGTCCACGACGGCGCTGCCACCATGGACTGGATGGAGCAGGAGCAGGAGCGTGGCATCACGATCACGTCTGCTGCGACCACCTGTCACTGGCCGCTCGAGGACAACGACTACACCATCAACATCATCGACACCCCGGGTCACGTCGACTTCACCGTCGAGGTGGAGCGCTCCCTGCGTGTGCTCGACGGTGCCGTGACGGTGTTCGACGGTGTCGCCGGTGTCGAGCCGCAGTCCGAGACGGTGTGGCGTCAGGCCGACCGTTACGGCGTGCCCCGCATCTGCTTCGTGAACAAGCTGGACCGTACCGGCGCCGAGTTCCACCGCTGCGTGGACATGATCTCGGACCGCCTGGGCGCCCAGCCGCTGGTCATGCAGCTGCCGATCGGTGCCGAGGCGGACTTCAAGGGCGTCATCGACCTCGTGACGATGAAGGCCCTGGTCTGGTCGGCCGAGGCGACCAAGGGCGAGATGTACGACACCGTCGACATCCCGGACACCCACGCCGAGGCTGCCGAGGAGTACCGCGGCAAGCTGCTCGAGGCCGTCGCCGAGAACGACGAAGAGCTGATGGAGCTGTACCTGGAGGGCACCGAGCCCACCGTGGAGCAGCTCTACGCCGCGATCCGTCGTATCACCATCGCGTCCGGCAAGAGCGGCGGCACCACCGTCACCCCCGTGTTCTGCGGCACCGCGTTCAAGAACAAGGGCGTTCAGCCCCTGCTCGACGCGGTCGTGCGCTACCTGCCCACCCCGCTCGACGTCGAGGCCATCGAGGGCCACGACGTCAAGGACCCGGAGCAGGTCATCGCGCGCAAGCCGTCGGAGGACGAGCCCCTCGCCGCGCTGGCGTTCAAGATCATGAGCGACCCGCACCTCGGCAAGCTCACCTTCGTCCGCGTGTACTCCGGCCGCCTGCTGTCCGGCACCGCCGTGCTGAACTCGGTGAAGGGCAAGAAGGAGCGCATCGGCAAGATCTACCGCATGCACGCGAACAAGCGTGAGGAGATCGAGTCGGTGGGCGCCGGTGACATCGTCGCCGTGATGGGTCTGAAGCAGACCACGACCGGTGAGACGCTGTCCGACGACAAGAACCCGGTGATCCTGGAGTCCATGGACTTCCCGGCGCCGGTCATCCAGGTCGCCATCGAGCCCAAGTCGAAGGGCGACCAGGAGAAGCTGGGCGTCGCGATCCAGCGCCTCGCCGAGGAGGACCCGTCGTTCCAGGTCCACTCGGACGAGGAGACGGGCCAGACCATCATCGGCGGTATGGGCGAGCTGCACCTCGAGGTGCTGGTCGACCGCATGCGCCGTGAGTTCAAGGTCGAGGCCAACGTCGGCAAGCCGCAGGTCGCCTACCGCGAGACGATCCGCAAGGCCGTCGAGCGCGTGGACTACACCCACAAGAAGCAGACCGGTGGTACCGGTCAGTTCGCCAAGGTGCAGATCGCGATCGAGCCGATCGAGGGCGGCGACGCCTCGTACGAGTTCGTGAACAAGGTGACCGGTGGCCGTATCCCGAAGGAGTACATCCCTTCGGTCGACGCCGGTGCGCAGGAGGCCATGCAGTTCGGCATCCTCGCCGGCTACGAGATGACCGGCGTGCGCGTCACCCTGATCGACGGTGGCTACCACGAGGTCGACTCCTCCGAGCTGGCGTTCAAGATCGCCGGTTCGCAGGCCTTCAAGGAGGCCGCGCGCAAGGCCAGCCCCGTGCTGCTCGAGCCGATGATGGCCGTCGAGGTCACCACGCCCGAGGACTACATGGGTGAGGTCATCGGCGACATCAACTCCCGCCGTGGTCAGATCCAGGCCATGGAGGAGCGGGCCGGTGCCCGCGTCGTGAAGGGCCTCGTGCCCCTCTCGGAGATGTTCGGCTACGTCGGAGACCTCCGCAGCAAGACGTCGGGTCGCGCAAGCTACTCGATGCAGTTCGACTCCTACGCCGAGGTTCCCCGGAACGTCGCCGAGGAGATCATCGCGAAGGCCAAGGGCGAGTAA
- a CDS encoding ATP-binding protein: MKQNSLTDPGPELARQVRNFSLRLSSTPRGARLARLLAAEQLRFWGLPSGRAAQVVAELSANAVTHGRVPGRDFRLLLYVAGDTLRIEVTDTRDDRHPVPRLPSPDAESGRGLLLVDALADRWGVTPGLAPRKTVWAEIDL, translated from the coding sequence GTGAAGCAGAACTCCCTCACCGATCCCGGACCCGAACTCGCCCGCCAGGTCCGCAACTTCAGCCTCCGGCTCTCCTCTACTCCCCGCGGCGCCCGCCTCGCCCGGCTCCTCGCCGCCGAGCAACTGCGCTTCTGGGGCCTGCCGTCGGGCCGGGCGGCACAGGTCGTCGCGGAACTGTCCGCCAACGCCGTCACCCACGGCCGGGTCCCGGGCCGCGACTTCCGCCTGCTCCTCTACGTGGCCGGCGACACCCTCCGCATCGAGGTGACCGACACCCGCGACGACCGGCACCCGGTACCCCGGCTCCCCTCCCCCGACGCCGAGTCCGGCCGCGGCCTGCTCCTCGTCGACGCGCTCGCCGACCGCTGGGGCGTCACCCCGGGTCTTGCGCCCCGCAAGACCGTCTGGGCCGAGATCGACCTCTGA
- a CDS encoding DNA-directed RNA polymerase subunit beta', with protein sequence MLDVNFFDELRIGLATADDIRQWSHGEVKKPETINYRTLKPEKDGLFCEKIFGPTRDWECYCGKYKRVRFKGIICERCGVEVTRAKVRRERMGHIELAAPVTHIWYFKGVPSRLGYLLDLAPKDLEKVIYFAAYMITYVDEERRTRDLPSLEAHVSVERQQIEQRRDADLEARAKKLETDLAELEAEGAKADVRRKVREGAEREMKQLRDRAQREIDRLDEVWNRFKNLKVQDLEGDELLYRELRDRFGTYFDGSMGAAALQKRLESFDLDEEAERLREIIRTGKGQKKTRALKRLKVVSAFLQTSNSPKGMVLDCVPVIPPDLRPMVQLDGGRFATSDLNDLYRRVINRNNRLKRLLDLGAPEIIVNNEKRMLQEAVDALFDNGRRGRPVTGPGNRPLKSLSDMLKGKQGRFRQNLLGKRVDYSARSVIVVGPQLKLHQCGLPKAMALELFKPFVMKRLVDLNHAQNIKSAKRMVERGRTVVYDVLEEVIAEHPVLLNRAPTLHRLGIQAFEPQLVEGKAIQIHPLVCTAFNADFDGDQMAVHLPLSAEAQAEARILMLSSNNILKPADGRPVTMPTQDMVLGLFFLTTDGEMRDLKGEGRSFASVAEAIMAFDAGELSLQSKIDVRFPVGTIPPRGWTPPAREEGEPEWQQGDSFRLNTTLGRALFNELLPEDYPFVDYEVGKKQLSEIVNDLAERYPKVIVAATLDNLKAAGFFWATRSGVTVAISDVVVPEAKKEIVKGYEAQDEKVQKQYERGLITKDERTQELIAIWTKATNEVAEAMNDNFPKTNPIFMMVNSGARGNMMQMRQIAGMRGLVSNAKNETIPRPIKASFREGLSVLEYFISTHGARKGLADTALRTADSGYLTRRLVDVSQDVIIREEDCGTERGLRLKIADRNAEGALIKTEDVETSVYARCLAEDIVVDGQVLAPAGTDLGDVLIEELVSRGVEEVKTRSVLTCESAVGTCAMCYGRSLATGKLVDIGEAVGIIAAQSIGEPGTQLTMRTFHTGGVAGDDITQGLPRVVELFEARTPKGVAPISEASGRVRIEETEKTKKIVVTPDDGSDETAYPISKRARLLVSEGEHVEVGQKLTVGATNPHDVLRILGQRAVQVHLVGEVQKVYNSQGVSIHDKHIEIIIRQMLRRVTIIESGDAELLPGELVERSKFETENRRVVQEGGHPASGRPQLMGITKASLATESWLSAASFQETTRVLTDAAINAKSDSLIGLKENVIIGKLIPAGTGLSRYRNIRVEPTEEAKAAMYSAVGYDDIDYSPFGTGSGQAVPLEDYDYGPYNQ encoded by the coding sequence GTGCTCGACGTCAACTTCTTCGACGAGCTCCGGATCGGTCTGGCCACCGCTGACGACATCCGTCAGTGGAGCCACGGCGAGGTCAAGAAGCCCGAGACGATCAACTACCGCACGCTCAAGCCCGAAAAGGACGGACTCTTCTGCGAGAAGATCTTCGGTCCGACCCGGGACTGGGAGTGCTACTGCGGCAAGTACAAGCGTGTCCGCTTCAAGGGCATCATCTGTGAGCGGTGTGGCGTCGAGGTCACCCGCGCCAAGGTGCGCCGTGAGCGGATGGGCCACATCGAGCTGGCCGCGCCGGTCACGCACATCTGGTACTTCAAGGGCGTGCCGTCGCGTCTGGGCTACCTGCTCGACCTGGCCCCCAAGGACCTCGAGAAGGTCATCTACTTCGCGGCGTACATGATCACGTACGTCGACGAGGAGCGCCGTACGCGCGACCTGCCCTCGCTGGAGGCCCACGTCTCCGTCGAGCGTCAGCAGATCGAGCAGCGTCGCGACGCCGACCTGGAGGCCCGCGCCAAGAAGCTCGAGACCGACCTGGCCGAGCTGGAGGCCGAGGGCGCCAAGGCCGACGTGCGCCGCAAGGTGCGCGAGGGTGCCGAGCGCGAGATGAAGCAGCTGCGCGACCGCGCGCAGCGCGAGATCGACCGCCTCGACGAGGTGTGGAACCGCTTCAAGAACCTCAAGGTCCAGGACCTCGAGGGCGACGAGCTGCTCTACCGCGAGCTGCGTGACCGCTTCGGCACGTACTTCGACGGCTCGATGGGTGCCGCGGCGCTGCAGAAGCGCCTGGAGTCCTTCGACCTCGACGAGGAGGCCGAGCGCCTCCGCGAGATCATCCGTACCGGCAAGGGCCAGAAGAAGACCCGTGCGCTCAAGCGCCTGAAGGTCGTCTCCGCGTTCCTGCAGACCAGCAACAGCCCCAAGGGCATGGTGCTCGACTGCGTGCCGGTCATCCCGCCGGACCTTCGCCCGATGGTGCAGCTGGACGGTGGCCGCTTCGCGACCTCCGACCTGAACGACCTGTACCGCCGTGTGATCAACCGGAACAACCGCCTGAAGCGCCTTCTCGACCTCGGTGCGCCCGAGATCATCGTGAACAACGAGAAGCGCATGCTCCAGGAGGCCGTCGACGCGCTGTTCGACAACGGCCGCCGTGGCCGTCCGGTCACCGGTCCCGGTAACCGCCCGCTGAAGTCCCTCAGCGACATGCTGAAGGGCAAGCAGGGCCGCTTCCGTCAGAACCTGCTCGGTAAGCGTGTGGACTACTCCGCGCGTTCCGTGATCGTCGTCGGTCCGCAGCTCAAGCTGCACCAGTGCGGTCTGCCGAAGGCGATGGCGCTGGAGCTCTTCAAGCCGTTCGTGATGAAGCGCCTGGTCGACCTGAACCACGCGCAGAACATCAAGAGCGCCAAGCGCATGGTCGAGCGCGGCCGCACGGTCGTGTACGACGTGCTGGAAGAGGTCATCGCGGAGCACCCGGTTCTGCTGAACCGCGCGCCCACGCTGCACCGCCTCGGCATCCAGGCCTTCGAGCCGCAGCTGGTCGAGGGCAAGGCCATCCAGATCCACCCGCTCGTCTGCACCGCGTTCAACGCGGACTTCGACGGTGACCAGATGGCCGTGCACCTGCCGCTGTCCGCGGAGGCGCAGGCCGAGGCCCGCATCCTGATGCTGTCCTCGAACAACATCCTCAAGCCGGCCGACGGCCGTCCGGTGACGATGCCGACCCAGGACATGGTCCTCGGTCTGTTCTTCCTCACCACCGACGGCGAGATGCGCGACCTCAAGGGCGAGGGCCGTTCCTTCGCCTCGGTCGCCGAGGCGATCATGGCCTTCGACGCGGGCGAGCTGTCGCTCCAGTCGAAGATCGACGTCCGCTTCCCGGTCGGCACCATCCCGCCGCGTGGCTGGACCCCGCCGGCGCGTGAGGAGGGCGAGCCCGAGTGGCAGCAGGGTGACAGCTTCCGGCTGAACACCACCCTGGGCCGTGCGCTCTTCAACGAGCTGCTGCCCGAGGACTACCCGTTCGTCGACTACGAGGTCGGCAAGAAGCAGCTCTCCGAGATCGTCAACGACCTCGCCGAGCGCTACCCCAAGGTCATCGTGGCGGCGACGCTCGACAACCTGAAGGCGGCCGGCTTCTTCTGGGCGACCCGCTCCGGCGTGACCGTGGCCATCTCCGACGTCGTCGTTCCCGAGGCGAAGAAGGAGATCGTCAAGGGCTACGAGGCGCAGGACGAGAAGGTCCAGAAGCAGTACGAGCGCGGTCTGATCACCAAGGACGAGCGCACGCAGGAGCTCATCGCGATCTGGACCAAGGCGACCAACGAGGTCGCCGAGGCGATGAACGACAACTTCCCGAAGACCAACCCGATCTTCATGATGGTGAACTCGGGTGCACGAGGCAACATGATGCAGATGCGTCAGATCGCCGGTATGCGTGGTCTGGTGTCGAACGCGAAGAACGAGACGATCCCGCGTCCCATCAAGGCCTCCTTCCGTGAGGGCCTGTCCGTGCTGGAGTACTTCATCTCCACGCACGGTGCCCGTAAGGGTCTGGCGGACACCGCTCTGCGTACCGCCGACTCGGGTTACCTCACGCGTCGTCTGGTCGACGTCTCCCAGGACGTCATCATTCGCGAGGAGGACTGCGGCACCGAGCGCGGTCTGCGTCTGAAGATCGCCGACCGGAACGCCGAGGGCGCGCTGATCAAGACGGAGGACGTCGAGACCTCCGTGTACGCGCGCTGCCTCGCCGAGGACATCGTGGTCGACGGGCAGGTGCTGGCCCCGGCCGGCACCGACCTGGGCGACGTCCTCATCGAGGAGCTCGTCTCCCGCGGCGTCGAGGAGGTCAAGACCCGCTCGGTCCTGACCTGCGAGTCCGCCGTCGGCACCTGCGCGATGTGCTACGGCCGTTCGCTGGCCACCGGCAAGCTGGTCGACATCGGTGAGGCGGTCGGCATCATCGCCGCCCAGTCCATCGGTGAGCCCGGTACCCAGCTGACGATGCGTACCTTCCACACCGGTGGTGTGGCCGGTGACGACATCACCCAGGGTCTGCCGCGTGTCGTCGAGCTCTTCGAGGCCCGTACCCCGAAGGGTGTCGCCCCGATCTCCGAGGCCTCCGGCCGCGTGCGGATCGAGGAGACCGAGAAGACCAAGAAGATCGTCGTCACCCCGGACGACGGCAGCGACGAGACGGCCTACCCGATCTCGAAGCGTGCCCGGCTCCTGGTCAGCGAGGGCGAGCACGTCGAGGTGGGCCAGAAGCTCACCGTGGGTGCCACCAACCCGCACGACGTGCTGCGCATCCTGGGTCAGCGTGCCGTCCAGGTCCACCTGGTCGGCGAGGTCCAGAAGGTCTACAACTCGCAGGGTGTGTCGATCCACGACAAGCACATCGAGATCATCATCCGGCAGATGCTCCGCCGCGTGACGATCATCGAGTCCGGCGACGCCGAGCTGCTGCCCGGTGAGCTGGTCGAGCGTTCGAAGTTCGAGACCGAGAACCGTCGTGTGGTCCAGGAGGGCGGTCACCCGGCCTCCGGTCGTCCGCAGCTGATGGGTATCACCAAGGCCTCGCTGGCGACGGAATCCTGGCTGTCGGCCGCCTCCTTCCAGGAGACGACCCGAGTCCTGACGGACGCGGCGATCAACGCCAAGTCCGACAGCCTCATCGGCCTCAAGGAGAACGTCATCATCGGTAAGCTCATCCCGGCCGGTACGGGTCTGTCCCGCTACCGCAACATCCGGGTCGAGCCGACCGAGGAGGCCAAGGCCGCGATGTACTCGGCCGTCGGCTACGACGACATCGACTACTCGCCGTTCGGCACGGGCTCCGGCCAGGCCGTTCCGCTGGAGGACTACGACTACGGTCCGTACAACCAGTAA
- the rpsG gene encoding 30S ribosomal protein S7 has protein sequence MPRKGPAPKRPVIIDPVYGSPLVTSLINKVLLNGKRSTAERIVYGAMEGLREKTGNDPIITLKRALENIKPTLEVKSRRVGGATYQVPIEVKPGRANTLALRWLVGYSRARREKTMTERLLNELLDASNGLGAAVKKREDTHKMAESNKAFAHYRW, from the coding sequence ATGCCTCGTAAGGGCCCCGCCCCGAAGCGCCCGGTCATCATCGACCCGGTCTACGGTTCTCCTCTGGTCACGTCGCTCATCAACAAGGTGCTGCTGAACGGCAAGCGCTCCACCGCCGAGCGCATCGTCTACGGCGCCATGGAGGGTCTGCGTGAGAAGACGGGCAACGACCCGATCATCACGCTGAAGCGCGCGCTGGAGAACATCAAGCCGACCCTCGAGGTCAAGTCCCGCCGTGTCGGTGGTGCGACGTACCAGGTTCCGATCGAGGTCAAGCCCGGTCGTGCCAACACGCTCGCGCTGCGCTGGCTGGTCGGTTACTCCCGCGCCCGTCGCGAGAAGACGATGACCGAGCGTCTGCTCAACGAGCTTCTCGACGCGTCCAACGGCCTCGGTGCCGCTGTGAAGAAGCGCGAGGACACCCACAAGATGGCCGAGTCCAACAAGGCCTTCGCGCACTACCGCTGGTAG
- a CDS encoding DUF1707 and DUF4190 domain-containing protein: MSQPHYPSWQPWQGPGAPSMLASHADRERAVDVLRAGYGEGRMEQAEFERRVGRAYAARTVGELALLVADLPQGPLPQPASVVPVPGTFLPVPRARTNGKAVAAGVCGLLCVPTMGLTGIPAVVLGHVARAEIRSRGELGDGLALTGLVLGWLSTAGWALVLVLLTVVSVVAS, encoded by the coding sequence GTGTCGCAGCCGCACTATCCGTCCTGGCAGCCCTGGCAGGGTCCTGGTGCTCCCTCGATGCTCGCGTCGCACGCCGATCGGGAGCGGGCCGTGGACGTGCTCAGAGCCGGGTACGGCGAGGGGCGGATGGAGCAGGCCGAGTTCGAGAGGCGGGTCGGGCGGGCGTACGCGGCGCGGACCGTGGGGGAGCTGGCGCTGCTCGTCGCGGATCTGCCGCAGGGGCCGCTGCCGCAGCCGGCCTCGGTCGTGCCCGTGCCGGGGACGTTCCTGCCCGTGCCGCGGGCGCGGACCAACGGGAAGGCCGTCGCGGCCGGGGTGTGCGGGCTGCTGTGCGTGCCGACGATGGGGCTCACCGGGATCCCGGCGGTCGTGCTGGGGCATGTGGCCCGGGCCGAGATCCGCAGCCGGGGGGAGCTGGGGGACGGGCTCGCGCTGACCGGTCTGGTGCTCGGGTGGTTGTCCACGGCGGGTTGGGCACTCGTTCTGGTGTTGCTCACGGTGGTGTCCGTCGTAGCATCGTGA
- the rpsL gene encoding 30S ribosomal protein S12 → MPTIQQLVRKGRQDKVEKNKTPALEGSPQRRGVCTRVFTTTPKKPNSALRKVARVRLTSGIEVTAYIPGEGHNLQEHSIVLVRGGRVKDLPGVRYKIIRGSLDTQGVKNRKQARSRYGAKKEK, encoded by the coding sequence GTGCCTACGATCCAGCAGCTGGTCCGGAAGGGCCGGCAGGACAAGGTCGAGAAGAACAAGACGCCCGCACTCGAGGGTTCCCCTCAGCGCCGGGGCGTCTGCACGCGTGTGTTCACGACCACCCCGAAGAAGCCGAACTCGGCCCTGCGTAAGGTCGCGCGTGTGCGTCTGACCAGCGGGATCGAGGTCACCGCTTACATTCCGGGTGAGGGACACAACCTGCAGGAGCACTCCATCGTGCTCGTGCGCGGCGGCCGTGTGAAGGACCTGCCGGGTGTTCGCTACAAGATCATCCGTGGCTCCCTCGACACCCAGGGTGTCAAGAACCGCAAGCAGGCCCGTTCCCGCTACGGCGCCAAGAAGGAGAAGTAA
- a CDS encoding glycoside hydrolase family 16 protein, which produces MAAHRTRRRRLGGLVPLVCATVAAAFTLTTLGPSAAQADAAAQAGTATTSAAAALTWSDEFNGAAGSAPDAGKWTVETGGSGNGNNELQYYRNSRDNVAHDGNGNLVITARKNTDSGLQCWYGTCQYTSARLNTARTFTQAYGHFEARIKVPRGQGMWPAFWMLGNDLGSVGWPNSGEIDIMENVGYEPGTVHGTLHGPGYSGSGGIGAAYTLPGGRAFADDFHVFAVDWTPGKITWSVDGQTYQTRTTADLGGRKWVYDHPFFLILNLAVGGNWPGSPDGNTQFPQTMTVDYVRVSTSDGGGSGGTTGAIKGIGGMCADVAGASSADGTPIQLHNCTGVDAQKWTLGGDGTVRALGKCLDVRGGSTADGAAVQLYTCNGTKAQQWVHTAARDLVNVGADKCLDAKGNSSADGTPLQIWTCTGAANQKWTVG; this is translated from the coding sequence ATGGCTGCTCATCGCACACGCCGGCGCAGGCTCGGCGGGCTCGTCCCGCTGGTCTGCGCCACCGTCGCCGCCGCGTTCACCCTGACGACCCTCGGCCCGTCCGCCGCACAGGCCGATGCCGCCGCACAGGCGGGGACCGCCACCACATCGGCCGCCGCCGCCCTGACCTGGTCCGACGAGTTCAACGGCGCCGCCGGCAGCGCCCCGGACGCGGGCAAGTGGACCGTGGAGACCGGCGGCTCCGGCAACGGCAACAACGAGCTGCAGTACTACAGGAACAGCAGAGACAACGTTGCCCACGACGGCAACGGCAACCTGGTCATCACCGCCCGCAAGAACACCGACTCCGGACTCCAGTGCTGGTACGGCACCTGTCAGTACACCTCCGCCCGGCTCAACACGGCCAGGACCTTCACGCAGGCGTACGGCCACTTCGAGGCCCGGATCAAGGTGCCGCGCGGCCAGGGCATGTGGCCGGCGTTCTGGATGCTCGGCAACGACCTGGGCAGCGTCGGATGGCCCAACAGCGGCGAGATCGACATCATGGAGAACGTCGGTTACGAGCCCGGCACCGTCCACGGCACCCTGCACGGCCCCGGCTACTCCGGCAGCGGCGGCATCGGCGCGGCGTATACGCTCCCGGGCGGCCGGGCCTTCGCCGACGACTTCCACGTCTTCGCCGTCGACTGGACGCCGGGGAAGATCACGTGGTCCGTCGACGGGCAGACGTACCAGACGCGCACCACGGCCGACCTGGGCGGCAGGAAGTGGGTCTACGACCACCCCTTCTTCCTGATCCTCAACCTCGCCGTGGGCGGCAACTGGCCCGGCAGCCCTGACGGGAACACGCAGTTCCCGCAGACGATGACCGTGGACTACGTCCGGGTCTCCACCTCCGACGGCGGCGGTTCCGGCGGCACGACCGGCGCCATCAAGGGCATCGGCGGCATGTGTGCCGACGTCGCCGGCGCCTCTTCCGCCGACGGGACGCCCATCCAGCTCCACAACTGCACCGGAGTCGACGCCCAGAAGTGGACCCTCGGCGGCGACGGCACCGTCCGCGCCCTCGGCAAGTGCCTCGACGTGCGCGGCGGCTCCACGGCCGACGGAGCCGCGGTCCAGCTCTACACCTGCAACGGCACCAAGGCCCAGCAGTGGGTCCACACCGCGGCCCGCGACCTGGTCAACGTCGGCGCGGACAAGTGCCTGGACGCCAAGGGCAACTCCTCGGCCGACGGCACCCCGCTGCAGATCTGGACGTGCACCGGCGCCGCCAACCAGAAGTGGACGGTCGGCTGA
- the tuf gene encoding elongation factor Tu, which produces MAKAKFERTKPHVNIGTIGHIDHGKTTLTAAITKVLHDAYPDLNEASAFDQIDKAPEERQRGITISIAHVEYQTETRHYAHVDCPGHADYIKNMITGAAQMDGAILVVAATDGPMPQTKEHVLLARQVGVPYIVVALNKADMVDDEEILELVELEVRELLSEYEFPGDDLPVVKVSALKALEGDKEWGNSVLELMKAVDENIPQPERDVDKPFLMPIEDVFTITGRGTVVTGRIERGVLKVNETVDIVGIKPEKTTTTVTGIEMFRKLLDEGQAGENVGLLLRGIKREDVERGQVIIKPGSVTPHTEFEAQAYILSKDEGGRHTPFFNNYRPQFYFRTTDVTGVVTLPEGTEMVMPGDNTEMKVELIQPVAMEEGLKFAIREGGRTVGAGQVTKINK; this is translated from the coding sequence GTGGCGAAGGCGAAGTTCGAGCGGACTAAGCCGCACGTCAACATCGGCACCATCGGTCACATCGACCACGGTAAGACGACCCTCACGGCCGCCATTACCAAGGTGCTGCACGACGCGTACCCGGACCTGAACGAGGCCTCGGCCTTCGACCAGATCGACAAGGCTCCTGAGGAGCGCCAGCGCGGTATCACCATCTCCATCGCGCACGTCGAGTACCAGACCGAGACGCGTCACTACGCCCACGTCGACTGCCCCGGTCACGCGGACTACATCAAGAACATGATCACGGGTGCGGCGCAGATGGACGGCGCCATCCTCGTGGTCGCCGCCACCGACGGCCCGATGCCGCAGACCAAGGAGCACGTGCTCCTGGCCCGCCAGGTCGGCGTTCCGTACATCGTCGTCGCCCTGAACAAGGCCGACATGGTGGACGACGAGGAGATCCTGGAGCTCGTCGAGCTCGAGGTCCGTGAGCTCCTCTCCGAGTACGAGTTCCCGGGCGACGACCTGCCGGTCGTCAAGGTCTCGGCGCTCAAGGCCCTCGAGGGCGACAAGGAGTGGGGCAACTCCGTCCTCGAGCTGATGAAGGCCGTCGACGAGAACATCCCGCAGCCCGAGCGTGACGTCGACAAGCCGTTCCTGATGCCGATCGAGGACGTCTTCACGATCACCGGTCGTGGCACCGTCGTCACCGGTCGTATCGAGCGTGGTGTCCTCAAGGTCAACGAGACCGTCGACATCGTGGGCATCAAGCCGGAGAAGACCACCACCACGGTCACCGGCATCGAGATGTTCCGCAAGCTGCTCGACGAGGGCCAGGCCGGTGAGAACGTCGGTCTGCTCCTCCGTGGCATCAAGCGCGAGGACGTCGAGCGCGGCCAGGTCATCATCAAGCCGGGCTCGGTCACCCCGCACACCGAGTTCGAGGCGCAGGCCTACATCCTGTCCAAGGACGAGGGTGGCCGCCACACGCCGTTCTTCAACAACTACCGCCCGCAGTTCTACTTCCGTACGACGGACGTGACCGGCGTGGTGACCCTCCCCGAGGGCACCGAGATGGTCATGCCGGGTGACAACACCGAGATGAAGGTGGAGCTCATCCAGCCCGTCGCCATGGAGGAGGGCCTGAAGTTCGCCATCCGTGAGGGTGGCCGGACCGTGGGCGCCGGCCAGGTCACCAAGATCAACAAGTGA